The genome window TCGATGGGGTCATCCATTTCGCAGCTCTCAAGGCAGTAGGCGAGAGCGTAGAGAAACCCTTGGAATACTATGAGAACAACGTAGGGGGGCTGATCCACCTCATCAAGGCTCAGCGAAAATATGGTGTCAAGTATCACCTGTTCTCTTCATCTTGCACTGTCTATGGCACACCACCCAGCCTCCCTGTCACAGAAGATTCACCCATAGGTAAAAGCGAATCGCCCTATGGATTCTCCAAGGTCATTGGCGAGCGCATACTATCGGACTGTGCCCTGCAATGGGATATGGATGTACTCGCATTACGTTATTTCAATCCGGTGGGTGCCCATACTTCCGGAAAACTCGGAGAACTGCCGCTAGGCGTGCCCAATAACCTACTCCCTTATATCACTCAGACCGCTGCTGGCCACAGAGACAAGCTGACGATCTTCGGAGATGAATACCCCACCCGTGATGGTACCTGCATCCGCGATTACATCCACGTGACGGATATTGCCAAAGCTCACATCATGGGAATGCGCAGACTCATAGACGGGCTGCAAGAGCATTCATTCGACTTCATCAATCTGGGAACAGGTAATGGTGTATCGGTCCAGGAGATCGTAGATGCGTTCAAGGAAACAAACCAAGTAGACTTACCCTATATCATCGGTCCCGCAAGGCCTGGGGATATCGCAGCTATCTATGCTGACAATGGTAAAGCAAGAGAGAAACTGATGTGGACACCTCAGTTGGGCTTGGACGACATGGTATCCTCCGCTTGGAAATGGCAGTGCCATCTCGATCAGTCGTTGTGATAGGGATGCTTGTTGATAATGGTCAGCGCCCGATATAGTTGCTCAACGAAAACAGCCAACGCCAATTCATGATTGAATGTCATTCTGGAAAGCGATATGCTTTCATTTGACCTTTTCTGCAAGATATCGGCAAATCCATAAGCTCCACCTATCACGAAGGTCATACGTTGTGATCGGTGAAGGAAATGTTCGGAGATCATCTTAGCGAATCTCCTGCTCGTGAGACTTGCTCCGCCCTCATCCAATAAAACCACCAAATCACTAGAATTCAAGTGCTTACACACATGATCGGCTTCTTTTTGCTTGACCTCCTCAGCATTCAATTTTCCTTTGGGACTATTGACCACGATGATCTCCAACTTGGCGAATCGACTCAGACGTTTACGGA of Flavobacteriales bacterium contains these proteins:
- the galE gene encoding UDP-glucose 4-epimerase GalE, producing MKILITGGAGYIGSHTIVELLESTDWSLVSIDNYSNSSPDTYRRIEEITGRKVEHEDVDLRDEQAVDACFDRHRFDGVIHFAALKAVGESVEKPLEYYENNVGGLIHLIKAQRKYGVKYHLFSSSCTVYGTPPSLPVTEDSPIGKSESPYGFSKVIGERILSDCALQWDMDVLALRYFNPVGAHTSGKLGELPLGVPNNLLPYITQTAAGHRDKLTIFGDEYPTRDGTCIRDYIHVTDIAKAHIMGMRRLIDGLQEHSFDFINLGTGNGVSVQEIVDAFKETNQVDLPYIIGPARPGDIAAIYADNGKAREKLMWTPQLGLDDMVSSAWKWQCHLDQSL
- a CDS encoding 23S rRNA (pseudouridine(1915)-N(3))-methyltransferase RlmH, whose translation is MKFAIIHIGKTSDKGLRSFIEEFRKRLSRFAKLEIIVVNSPKGKLNAEEVKQKEADHVCKHLNSSDLVVLLDEGGASLTSRRFAKMISEHFLHRSQRMTFVIGGAYGFADILQKRSNESISLSRMTFNHELALAVFVEQLYRALTIINKHPYHND